The following proteins are encoded in a genomic region of Ostrea edulis chromosome 7, xbOstEdul1.1, whole genome shotgun sequence:
- the LOC130047720 gene encoding uncharacterized protein LOC130047720 produces the protein MLQVVYLLICMVVLSRSDCPCKNEIRNYNICTKSANSCGLHLSEFEECIKDRFTSMETKINALKHANGNIPGIKHVSFMAQPSSNLKLAPGNFVKFGGVTTNKGNGYDGKTGVFTAPVAGSYSFTLNIGMPTPSRTSDYLRLQILHNEKQVGYWWTRWVGKWVKISENVLDMKKGEKVRIKVYTWPREFQYIASGMHSNFNGFLIQ, from the exons ATGTTACAGGTGGTTTATCTGCTGATTTGTATGGTTGTCTTGTCTCGATCTGACTGTCCGTGTAAGAATGAAATAAGAAACTACAACATCTGCACGAAGTCTGCCAACTCATGTGGTCTTCACCTCAGCGAATTTGAAGAGTGCATAAAGGACAGATTTACTTCTATGGAGACCAAGATAAATGCCTTGAAACACGCTAATGGAAATATCCCAG GTATAAAGCATGTCTCTTTCATGGCTCAACCATCCTCAAATCTAAAATTGGCGCCTGGGAATTTCGTTAAGTTTGGAGGTGTTACAACCAATAAAGGTAACGGATACGACGGCAAGACTGGTGTGTTTACCGCCCCTGTAGCAGGAAGTTACTCCTTTACTCTTAACATTGGTATGCCTACACCCTCCAGAACATCGGACTACTTGAGGCTGCAGATACTGCATAATGAAAAGCAAGTTGGATATTGGTGGACTAGATGGGTAGGAAAATGGGTCAAGATCTCCGAAAATGTTCTTGATATGAAGAAGGGCGAAAAAGTACGGATCAAGGTGTACACATGGCCAAGAGAATTTCAGTATATCGCTAGCGGGATGCATTCCAACTTCAATGGATTCTTAATACAATAA